A genome region from Pseudomonas pergaminensis includes the following:
- the ppsR gene encoding posphoenolpyruvate synthetase regulatory kinase/phosphorylase PpsR, producing MKRSAFFISDGTGITAETLGQSLLAQFENITFAKFTRPYIDSVDKARAMVQQINLAAEKDGFRPIIFDTIVNQDIREILATSNGFMIDIFSTFLAPLEQELSEHSSYSVGKSHSIGHNSNYMERIEAVNFALDNDDGARTHYYDKADLILVGVSRCGKTPTCLYMAMQFGIRAANYPLTEDDMEHLTLPAALRAHSHKLFGLTIDPDRLTAIRNERKPNSRYSSYAQCEFEVREVENLFRRENIAHINSTHFSVEEISAKILVEKGVERRFK from the coding sequence ATGAAACGATCTGCTTTCTTTATCTCCGACGGCACCGGCATCACAGCCGAAACACTGGGTCAAAGCCTGCTCGCGCAGTTCGAAAACATTACCTTCGCCAAATTCACGCGGCCCTATATCGACAGCGTGGATAAAGCGCGGGCCATGGTACAACAAATCAATCTGGCGGCTGAAAAAGACGGTTTTCGACCGATCATTTTCGACACCATCGTCAATCAAGACATCCGTGAGATTCTCGCAACGTCGAATGGTTTCATGATCGACATTTTCTCGACCTTCCTGGCGCCGCTCGAGCAGGAGTTGAGTGAACACTCGTCTTATTCGGTCGGAAAGTCCCATTCCATCGGGCATAACTCCAATTATATGGAGCGTATCGAGGCGGTGAACTTTGCCCTCGACAACGACGACGGCGCCCGCACCCACTACTACGACAAGGCCGACTTGATCCTGGTCGGCGTATCGCGCTGCGGCAAAACGCCCACCTGCCTGTACATGGCCATGCAATTCGGTATCCGCGCCGCCAACTACCCGTTGACCGAGGACGACATGGAGCACCTGACGCTCCCGGCCGCCCTGCGCGCGCATTCGCACAAGTTGTTCGGCCTGACCATCGATCCGGACCGGCTGACGGCGATCCGCAATGAGCGCAAGCCCAACAGCCGCTATTCGAGCTATGCCCAGTGCGAGTTCGAAGTGCGTGAGGTAGAAAATCTGTTCCGTCGCGAGAATATTGCGCACATCAATTCCACGCATTTTTCGGTGGAGGAGATTTCGGCGAAGATTTTGGTGGAGAAAGGCGTGGAGCGGCGCTTCAAATAA
- a CDS encoding aminotransferase-like domain-containing protein produces MAVKTNIDMVSIMREGLSNGQGVKYKRLSDVMERGILEGLIEPGRKLPPHRVLSDNLGVTIGTISRAYGELERLGLVVARVGDGTFVRKRGMERQRDEGFRNFSEEPRQYFDMSRNMHIPGQETVFLAQSFQTLSTNAKFLQDISAYTPDAGLPRYREAGAQWLVQRDFHPIPEQVICVNGGQHGLLCAMMALLRAGDTVVTEQLTYPGLITAARMLGIRLIGLEMDEEGVLPSALDEVCRNHRISALYCTPTIQNPTTAVLSVARREALAKVCREHNLLILEDEAHGVLVEDRPPPLSHFAPERTILISSLSKAVSAGLRVGYVHAPPALVSRISAALRSTCWMATPVTLELATQWIENGTAEYLLRQQINEISRRKALVRDLLTGLEYRTHLNSPHFWIEVPEPWRASEIEAELKQNNYLIATAEAFAVGQTAVPQFIRASICNTSGDDQLLRAGFDALATALGQGGGRFQL; encoded by the coding sequence ATGGCTGTCAAAACAAATATTGACATGGTGTCAATTATGCGTGAGGGGTTGTCCAACGGGCAGGGCGTGAAGTACAAGCGCCTGTCCGATGTCATGGAACGGGGCATCCTCGAAGGCTTGATTGAACCGGGAAGAAAACTGCCGCCTCATCGGGTGCTTTCCGACAACCTGGGTGTGACGATTGGCACCATCAGTCGAGCCTACGGCGAACTGGAACGCCTGGGGTTGGTTGTGGCGCGGGTCGGTGACGGCACTTTCGTGCGCAAGCGTGGGATGGAGCGCCAGCGCGATGAAGGGTTTCGCAACTTCAGCGAAGAGCCGCGCCAGTACTTCGACATGAGCCGAAACATGCACATCCCGGGGCAGGAGACGGTATTCCTGGCCCAGAGCTTCCAAACCCTGTCGACCAACGCCAAGTTCCTCCAGGACATCAGTGCCTACACTCCGGACGCCGGTCTGCCGCGCTACCGTGAAGCGGGCGCGCAATGGCTGGTGCAGCGCGATTTTCATCCGATTCCCGAGCAGGTCATCTGCGTCAATGGCGGCCAGCATGGCTTGCTGTGCGCGATGATGGCGCTGTTACGGGCGGGCGATACGGTGGTCACTGAGCAACTGACTTACCCTGGCCTGATAACGGCCGCGCGCATGTTGGGCATCCGCCTGATCGGCCTGGAGATGGACGAGGAGGGCGTGCTGCCGAGCGCGCTGGACGAAGTCTGTCGTAATCACCGAATTTCAGCGCTGTACTGCACGCCGACCATCCAGAACCCCACTACCGCCGTGCTCTCGGTGGCGCGTCGCGAAGCGCTGGCCAAAGTGTGTCGCGAACACAATCTGCTGATTCTTGAGGATGAAGCTCACGGTGTATTGGTGGAAGACCGGCCGCCGCCCCTCAGCCATTTCGCCCCTGAGCGTACGATTCTGATCAGCAGCCTGAGCAAGGCGGTGTCCGCCGGGCTGCGCGTGGGCTATGTGCATGCGCCGCCGGCGTTGGTCAGCCGTATTTCGGCGGCCCTGCGTTCGACCTGCTGGATGGCCACGCCCGTCACCCTTGAGCTGGCCACCCAGTGGATCGAAAACGGCACGGCGGAATACCTGCTGCGCCAGCAGATCAATGAGATCAGTCGACGCAAGGCCCTGGTGCGCGACCTGCTGACAGGGTTGGAGTACCGCACCCATCTCAATAGTCCGCATTTCTGGATTGAAGTGCCGGAGCCGTGGCGTGCGTCGGAAATCGAGGCGGAGCTCAAGCAGAATAATTACCTGATCGCCACCGCTGAAGCCTTTGCCGTGGGGCAGACGGCAGTGCCGCAGTTTATTCGGGCGAGCATCTGCAACACCTCGGGGGATGATCAGTTGTTGCGGGCGGGGTTTGATGCGCTGGCGACGGCGTTGGGGCAGGGGGGAGGGAGGTTTCAGTTGTAG
- a CDS encoding DMT family transporter — protein sequence MAGLITSVMFLIVCLSWGTTWLGIKIAVESVPPLTSAGLRFLIAFPLFLCFAMVRREPILFPRESRWFFVFVTLSYFSVPYYLLNYGEMHVSSGLTALLFSCMPVFILIFSALFLRERIYFSQVVGIGIGFGSLYMIIKSQGLHLDHAEFFGVLAILTAAIMHALCYVITKQKGSAISVITYNTLPIGIAGLMLFVAGLWFEAPTFDAITLRSWGALFYLGLVASVGGFIVYFMLLKRLSPIILSFVFIIFPVFAVIIGAWYEGVSISRDLMLYSAILLAGFAITKLPVEKLLAKKN from the coding sequence CTGGCCGGGCTGATCACCAGTGTGATGTTCCTGATCGTGTGCCTGAGTTGGGGCACCACGTGGCTGGGGATCAAGATTGCCGTGGAGAGCGTGCCGCCATTGACGTCCGCCGGCCTACGCTTTCTCATCGCCTTCCCGCTGTTCCTGTGTTTTGCCATGGTACGCCGCGAGCCGATCCTGTTTCCCCGCGAGAGCCGCTGGTTCTTCGTGTTCGTCACCCTCTCCTACTTCAGCGTGCCCTACTACCTGCTCAACTATGGCGAGATGCATGTCTCGTCCGGCCTGACCGCGCTGCTGTTCAGCTGTATGCCGGTATTCATCCTGATTTTCTCCGCGCTGTTCCTGCGCGAACGCATCTACTTTTCCCAAGTGGTTGGCATCGGTATCGGCTTCGGCAGCCTCTACATGATCATCAAGAGCCAGGGCCTGCACCTGGACCACGCCGAGTTCTTCGGGGTGCTGGCGATTCTGACCGCCGCGATCATGCATGCCTTGTGCTATGTCATTACCAAGCAGAAAGGCAGCGCCATCAGTGTGATCACCTACAACACCCTGCCCATCGGCATTGCCGGGCTGATGCTGTTCGTCGCCGGGCTGTGGTTTGAAGCGCCGACCTTCGACGCCATCACCCTGCGCTCCTGGGGCGCACTGTTCTACCTGGGGCTGGTGGCCTCAGTGGGCGGGTTCATCGTGTATTTCATGCTGCTCAAGCGTTTGAGCCCGATCATCCTGTCATTCGTGTTCATCATCTTCCCGGTGTTCGCCGTGATCATTGGCGCCTGGTACGAAGGCGTATCGATTTCCCGCGACCTGATGCTGTACTCGGCCATCCTGCTGGCCGGCTTTGCGATCACCAAGTTGCCGGTTGAAAAACTCCTGGCCAAGAAAAATTGA
- the moeB gene encoding molybdopterin-synthase adenylyltransferase MoeB has protein sequence MDVLRPSALEQIYAHASRSYPEECCGFIFADGSVYLGSNIQNELHRKNPEMYPRSAANGYTFSVADTLLMNKAFRSDNPVVVIYHSHPDVGAYFSDEDQDKALFMGEPIYPVSYLVVDVRQGQALGSKLFAWDGKHFALNPFNDLHTELSMNAVSFPDILVRVAKLPESTLEGTGSTLREVIENLCSSHPQLRPHLFHEKNNQLKEHFLFTAEEALIDADEPLPQKARIEVLLATSGGMDVDTLSNEEVQRYVRHITLPGVGREGQLNLKKAKVLIIGTGGLGSPISLYLAAAGIGTLGLVDFDVVESSNLQRQIVHGNSTLGMPKVESAKQRLQDLNRHIQINAHDTALNADNALELVGAYDLVIDGTDNFDTRYLVNDACVQLGKPLVYGAIYRFDGQISVLNYQGGPCYRCLFPSAPPAELAPNCSAGGVIGVLPGVVGMIQATEAIKLLIGIGEPLSGRLMRFDALAMKFSEIRFKRRADCPCCSEARHNETLAPAVCADAVSTQPSLAEERYIKPRVLKQVLEHHSSADVLLDVRDASELEVCKLPGVVHIPLAELDGHLDSLSRDNTHYLICYAGTRAEQAASTLLAAGFANTKVLQGGMKHWVRDVEPDMPLY, from the coding sequence ATGGACGTCCTCCGCCCCTCCGCCCTGGAACAGATCTACGCCCACGCCAGCCGCAGCTACCCCGAGGAATGCTGCGGTTTTATCTTCGCCGACGGCAGCGTGTACCTGGGCAGCAATATCCAGAATGAACTGCACCGCAAGAACCCCGAGATGTACCCGCGCAGCGCGGCCAACGGCTACACGTTCTCGGTGGCCGACACCCTGCTGATGAACAAGGCGTTTCGCAGCGACAACCCGGTGGTGGTGATCTACCACTCCCACCCGGATGTCGGTGCCTATTTCAGCGACGAAGACCAGGACAAGGCGCTGTTCATGGGCGAGCCGATCTACCCCGTCAGCTACCTGGTGGTAGACGTTCGCCAGGGCCAGGCCCTGGGCTCCAAGCTGTTTGCCTGGGATGGCAAGCATTTCGCCCTTAACCCTTTCAACGACCTGCACACGGAGTTGTCCATGAACGCTGTCTCTTTCCCCGACATTCTGGTTCGCGTGGCCAAGCTGCCGGAATCGACCCTCGAGGGCACCGGATCGACATTGCGCGAAGTCATTGAAAACCTCTGCAGCAGCCACCCGCAATTGCGCCCGCACCTGTTCCACGAGAAGAACAACCAGCTCAAGGAACACTTCCTGTTTACCGCCGAGGAAGCACTGATCGACGCCGACGAGCCCTTGCCGCAAAAAGCCAGAATCGAAGTTTTGCTCGCCACCTCCGGCGGCATGGATGTCGACACACTGAGCAACGAAGAGGTACAGCGCTACGTACGCCACATCACCCTGCCCGGCGTCGGTCGCGAAGGCCAGTTGAACCTCAAGAAAGCCAAGGTACTGATCATCGGCACCGGTGGCCTCGGCTCGCCGATCAGCCTGTACCTGGCCGCCGCCGGTATCGGCACCCTGGGGCTGGTGGACTTTGATGTGGTGGAAAGCAGCAACCTGCAACGCCAGATCGTCCACGGCAACAGCACCCTCGGCATGCCCAAAGTCGAATCCGCCAAGCAGCGCCTGCAAGACCTCAACCGCCATATCCAGATCAACGCCCACGACACCGCGCTGAATGCCGACAACGCCCTGGAACTGGTAGGCGCCTACGACCTGGTGATCGACGGCACCGACAACTTCGATACTCGCTACCTGGTCAACGATGCTTGCGTGCAACTCGGCAAGCCCTTGGTGTACGGCGCCATCTACCGCTTCGACGGGCAGATCAGCGTGCTCAACTATCAAGGCGGGCCGTGCTACCGCTGCCTGTTTCCGAGCGCGCCGCCCGCCGAGCTGGCGCCCAATTGCAGCGCCGGTGGCGTGATCGGCGTGCTGCCCGGTGTGGTCGGGATGATCCAGGCCACCGAGGCAATCAAGTTGCTGATTGGCATCGGCGAACCGCTGTCAGGCCGCTTGATGCGCTTCGATGCACTGGCGATGAAGTTCAGCGAGATCCGCTTCAAGCGCCGCGCCGATTGCCCCTGCTGCTCCGAAGCGCGCCACAACGAGACCCTGGCGCCCGCCGTGTGCGCAGATGCCGTGTCCACCCAACCGTCCCTGGCCGAAGAGCGCTACATCAAGCCCCGGGTGCTCAAGCAGGTTCTGGAACACCACAGCAGCGCCGATGTGCTGCTGGATGTGCGCGATGCCAGCGAACTGGAAGTGTGCAAATTGCCGGGCGTGGTGCATATCCCCCTGGCCGAACTGGACGGCCACCTCGACAGCCTCAGCCGGGACAACACCCACTACCTGATCTGCTACGCCGGCACCCGCGCCGAGCAAGCCGCCAGTACCTTGCTGGCGGCCGGGTTCGCCAACACCAAAGTCCTGCAAGGCGGCATGAAGCATTGGGTACGCGACGTCGAACCCGACATGCCTTTGTATTGA
- a CDS encoding PLP-dependent cysteine synthase family protein, with protein sequence MLHNSILEVIGQTPIVRLAQFSEDLGIEVYAKLESLNPGGSHKARIALGMILDAERRGVLIRDSGQTIIEPSGGNTGIGLVMAGNVLGYKVVLVIPDNYSPEKQKLLRLYGARVVLSDSRLGNNSHGEKCMELQLENPSYVMLNQQRNGANPQTHRDTTAPEILRAFADRRVDYFVSGIGTGGHITGIGETLKAAWPGLRVMGVEPEECDLLKDQHAPHHIQGLSIGLIPSILNLDVIDGMLKVSRQDCIDMMKRIMRTDAISLGLSSAANMVAIAQLAPELPPETVVLTMVYDNADSYLPSFE encoded by the coding sequence ATGTTGCATAACTCCATTCTCGAGGTGATCGGCCAAACGCCGATCGTGCGCCTGGCGCAGTTCTCCGAAGACCTCGGCATCGAGGTCTACGCCAAGCTCGAATCCCTCAACCCGGGCGGCAGCCATAAGGCGCGCATCGCCTTGGGCATGATCCTCGACGCCGAGCGCCGGGGCGTGCTGATCCGTGATTCCGGGCAAACCATCATCGAGCCCAGCGGCGGCAACACCGGCATCGGCTTGGTGATGGCGGGCAATGTGTTGGGCTACAAGGTGGTGCTGGTGATCCCCGACAACTACAGCCCCGAAAAACAGAAACTGCTGCGCCTGTACGGTGCCAGGGTGGTGCTGTCGGACAGCCGACTGGGCAACAACTCCCACGGTGAAAAGTGCATGGAACTGCAGCTGGAAAACCCCAGCTACGTGATGCTCAACCAGCAGCGCAATGGCGCCAATCCGCAGACCCACCGCGATACCACAGCCCCCGAAATCCTGCGTGCCTTCGCTGATCGCCGAGTGGATTACTTCGTCAGCGGCATCGGTACCGGCGGGCATATCACCGGCATCGGCGAGACCCTGAAAGCGGCCTGGCCTGGCCTGCGCGTCATGGGCGTGGAACCGGAAGAATGCGACCTGCTGAAAGACCAGCACGCGCCCCATCATATCCAGGGCCTGTCGATCGGTTTGATCCCGAGCATCCTCAACCTGGATGTGATCGACGGCATGCTCAAGGTCTCGCGCCAGGACTGCATCGACATGATGAAACGCATCATGCGCACCGACGCCATCAGCCTGGGCTTGTCGTCCGCCGCCAACATGGTGGCCATCGCCCAACTCGCCCCGGAACTACCGCCCGAAACGGTGGTGTTGACCATGGTCTACGACAATGCCGACAGCTACCTGCCCAGTTTCGAATAA
- a CDS encoding serine O-acetyltransferase: MGGFIDMQQLHDELLTHLIKTLTPVQMKQLEPHLAPLIQNAAQAVAEDLIAYAYRDPASRGRGELILDSYASFKAVLYYRLAHLVWNFPDQTNGTFSRIALKLSNQGKVLSGAEIHPAARIGRRFVLDHGYGTVIGETCEIGNDCYILCGVTLGARGIANNPDGKRHPRLGNNVEVGSGARVLGYVLIGDNVFISPSCVITQDVPAGTKVKVVNQIQLQKNDESDHSNYLGAFALDERLHVVGEVNTSHKVTVLDADFYPLPGLMLEPTVKERHHLQFRLHRVESGDHLPRLPLNLKVCGPEFEITLLSPPGLSAMVRSLLQASPLIVGG; encoded by the coding sequence ATGGGTGGCTTTATCGACATGCAACAATTGCACGATGAGTTGCTCACTCACCTCATCAAGACCCTCACACCTGTGCAGATGAAGCAGTTGGAGCCGCACCTGGCGCCGCTGATCCAGAATGCCGCACAAGCGGTGGCCGAGGACCTGATCGCCTACGCCTATCGCGACCCGGCATCACGCGGGCGCGGCGAGCTGATCCTGGACTCCTACGCCTCATTCAAGGCGGTGCTGTATTACCGGCTGGCGCATCTGGTGTGGAACTTCCCCGACCAGACCAACGGGACGTTCTCGCGCATCGCCCTCAAGCTGAGCAACCAGGGCAAGGTGCTTTCAGGGGCCGAGATCCACCCGGCGGCGCGTATCGGTCGGCGCTTCGTGCTGGACCACGGCTACGGTACGGTGATCGGCGAAACCTGCGAGATCGGCAACGACTGCTACATCCTCTGCGGCGTAACCCTGGGCGCCCGTGGCATCGCCAACAACCCTGACGGCAAGCGTCACCCGCGCCTGGGCAATAACGTCGAGGTCGGTTCCGGTGCCCGCGTGCTTGGCTATGTGTTGATCGGCGACAACGTGTTCATCAGCCCATCCTGCGTGATCACCCAGGATGTACCTGCCGGCACCAAAGTGAAGGTGGTGAACCAGATCCAGCTGCAAAAAAATGACGAGTCGGACCACAGTAACTACCTCGGCGCCTTCGCATTGGATGAGCGTCTGCACGTGGTCGGCGAGGTCAATACCAGCCACAAGGTCACGGTACTGGATGCCGACTTCTACCCCCTGCCCGGGCTGATGCTGGAGCCCACCGTGAAGGAACGTCACCACCTGCAATTTCGCCTGCACCGTGTCGAGTCGGGCGACCACCTGCCGCGCCTGCCACTGAACCTGAAGGTGTGCGGCCCGGAGTTTGAAATCACATTGCTTTCCCCCCCTGGCTTGAGTGCGATGGTGCGTTCCCTGTTGCAAGCCAGCCCACTGATTGTCGGAGGTTGA
- a CDS encoding alanyl-tRNA editing protein: MSVHTMETLALFDSAPYQNAFSARVIAVSEQGIALEHTLFYPTGGGQPGDTGHLTLADGTRIEVTGTVRDPVLRSIIWHQVDHCPPQLTAGVQVDAGLDWDRRYQHMKMHTCLHLLCSIIDAPVTGCSISADKGRLDFDLPEMTLDKDSITRDLNALIEQAHPVKTLSMPATEYSTLLQITRTQAVAPPVIQGSVRVIEIAGIDIQPCGGTHVINTEEIGRVFCEKIEKKSKHNRRVILRFE, from the coding sequence ATGTCCGTGCATACCATGGAAACCCTGGCGCTGTTCGACAGCGCGCCCTACCAGAACGCCTTCAGCGCGCGCGTGATTGCGGTCAGCGAACAGGGTATTGCCCTGGAACACACGCTGTTCTACCCCACTGGCGGCGGACAGCCGGGAGACACCGGTCACCTCACCCTGGCCGACGGTACGCGCATCGAAGTGACGGGTACGGTGCGCGACCCGGTGTTGCGTTCCATCATCTGGCACCAGGTGGACCACTGCCCACCGCAGTTGACTGCCGGCGTGCAGGTGGACGCCGGTCTCGATTGGGACCGGCGCTACCAGCACATGAAGATGCACACCTGCCTGCACCTGCTGTGCTCGATCATCGACGCACCGGTGACGGGATGCAGCATCAGTGCAGACAAGGGCCGCCTGGATTTCGACTTGCCGGAAATGACCCTCGACAAAGACAGCATCACTCGCGACCTCAATGCGCTGATCGAGCAGGCCCACCCAGTGAAAACCCTGTCGATGCCGGCCACCGAGTATTCCACCCTGCTGCAGATAACCCGCACCCAGGCGGTGGCGCCGCCGGTGATCCAGGGCTCGGTACGGGTGATTGAAATTGCCGGCATTGATATCCAGCCATGCGGGGGCACCCATGTGATCAACACCGAAGAAATCGGACGGGTGTTCTGCGAGAAGATCGAGAAGAAGAGCAAGCACAACCGCAGGGTGATCCTGCGGTTTGAGTGA